A region of the Notolabrus celidotus isolate fNotCel1 chromosome 18, fNotCel1.pri, whole genome shotgun sequence genome:
GACGATTCTGCACTAACTTTGTTTAAAGGAAGTTGATTTGAAGGTTTCACACCTTCGTCCCTCACCTCTGCACAGGATATGAAAGACGCTCTCTGAGCCCTTGACCTAAAGACGTGTTCAAACCAAACTCAAAGAAAGTCCTCTGGTTGGTCTGAACACACCATCAGAGAACAGGGGGGAGGAGAGGTGTTGAGGCTGTTCATACATCCCTGTAAGAGGTCTTAAAATCGCTCTCTCAGTGAGATGGTCCTCTGTTGAGTATTACTCGGCTCACTCTCCAACATGGCTGCTCTTCTCAGCGCTCTTCTCATCTTTACTGGACTCTCAGGTCAGTCAGGGGTAcaggtttctgtgttttctcatGTGTGTATGATTTTAATTTCATCACTTTAAATGTCACTGGTTAAACTTTTTCATGGATTGTGTTGTAGGACTTCAGAGCACAACTACAGTCAGTAAAGTGTCAGTGAAGGCTGGAGGCTCCATCTCAGTCCCATGTCTCTACGAGGCCGAGTACACAAACCATGTGAAATACTTGTGTAAAGGATACGAGTGGATTTCCTGCTCCTACGCAgttaaaagtaaaacaacagACAGTTCAGGGAGGTTTTCAATCTCTGatgacaaacagagaagaatctTCACTGTGACTATCACTGCCCAAACTCCTCAAAGCTTGTTATTTCTGGTGTGCTGTGGAGATAAATAACTGGGGAGATGTCAAGGCTTATTTTCAGCTTTCAGTTACCAAATGTAAGAAAccttaaatcatttttttttttaacttgagccatgtctttacatattttgaagtcttaaaaagtaattttttttttttgagaaatgtAGAAGAAGACTGCTTCAGAGGGAGTCTGGTGGTGAGGAGAGGGGTCTAGCTGCAGAGCTCCACAGTCAACTTTGTTATTTGTGTTAGAGATTTTGCCTGGAGACAACGTTAGTTGGTGATTCTTAAGAAACCAACACAGCGATAAAATAATTCTTCATGTACCAAACGTACATTTGATCATTTGATCATTTTTCACAGTTTCAGTTATTTTAGACTTTAATCAAACTACAGAAAGTTACACTAGTATGAggtg
Encoded here:
- the LOC117829573 gene encoding CMRF35-like molecule 1, coding for MAALLSALLIFTGLSGLQSTTTVSKVSVKAGGSISVPCLYEAEYTNHVKYLCKGYEWISCSYAVKSKTTDSSGRFSISDDKQRRIFTVTITAQTPQSLLFLVCCGDK